The Nitrospirota bacterium genome has a segment encoding these proteins:
- a CDS encoding OmpA family protein, whose protein sequence is MKYLVLVMSLLVFVAGCASDATVKDDSQKQKTVKSQRTDDGISLNKEGISDKSLTDEQLKNVMNTIFTDVHFPYNKYDILEEDKASLRLKSDWLLKHPSVTLIIEGHCDDRGSSEYNLALGDQRAMSVKNFIVSLGVPAERIDTMSLGKEKPICTEENESCWGMNRRAHFILNR, encoded by the coding sequence ATGAAATATTTAGTATTGGTCATGTCGCTTTTGGTATTTGTAGCGGGTTGTGCAAGCGATGCCACAGTGAAAGACGACAGCCAAAAACAGAAAACTGTAAAGTCGCAAAGAACAGACGATGGCATTTCACTCAACAAAGAGGGGATAAGTGATAAGTCCTTAACAGATGAGCAACTGAAAAATGTAATGAATACAATCTTTACAGATGTGCATTTTCCCTACAATAAGTACGATATATTGGAGGAGGACAAGGCGTCTTTGAGGTTAAAATCAGACTGGCTGCTGAAACATCCCTCTGTTACACTTATCATAGAGGGACATTGTGATGACAGAGGGTCAAGCGAATATAACCTCGCACTGGGAGACCAAAGAGCGATGTCAGTTAAAAACTTCATTGTATCTCTTGGGGTACCTGCCGAGAGGATAGATACCATGAGTTTAGGTAAAGAAAAACCAATTTGCACTGAAGAAAATGAAAGCTGCTGGGGTATGAACAGAAGGGCGCACTTCATTTTAAACAGATAG
- a CDS encoding virulence RhuM family protein, producing the protein MTQTNGKDKNHSPQDNPERNILIYKDGALRLQVRLAGNTVWLTQRELAELYQTSVPNVNIHISSIFEEGELSPEATIKKYLIVQIEGKRKIQRDVNHYNLDMILAVGYRVRSQQGTRFRQWATQTLKEYIVKGFVLDDERLKEGRTPVDDYFDELLERIRSIRASERRFYQKITDIYSTSIDYEPNVKITLTFYATVQNKLHWAIHGQTAAEVIKHRADAKMPNMGLTTWKNAPHGQIRKTDITIAKNYLTEDELRELNRIVNMYLDYAELQAKNRKPMHMSDWVKKLDAFLEFNEQNILTHAGKVSHELAQEHSEQEFEKFEAERRLVEAQEQTSDFDRVIEDIKQLKNSPDKNSAERRLKKSLPTRKPTKH; encoded by the coding sequence ATGACGCAAACAAATGGAAAAGATAAAAATCATTCACCTCAAGACAATCCTGAGAGGAACATTTTGATATACAAAGATGGCGCACTGCGACTTCAGGTTCGCCTTGCCGGAAATACTGTATGGTTAACCCAACGTGAACTTGCCGAACTCTACCAAACCAGTGTACCAAACGTAAACATTCATATTTCCAGCATTTTTGAGGAAGGTGAACTCTCACCTGAGGCAACTATTAAGAAATACTTAATAGTTCAAATTGAGGGTAAACGTAAGATTCAGCGTGATGTTAATCATTACAACCTTGACATGATTCTTGCTGTCGGGTACAGAGTTCGCTCACAACAAGGCACGAGATTCCGGCAGTGGGCAACTCAGACCCTGAAGGAGTATATTGTTAAGGGATTTGTTCTTGACGATGAACGGCTGAAAGAAGGCCGCACACCAGTGGATGATTATTTCGATGAGCTCCTTGAGCGAATCCGGTCAATCCGCGCCTCCGAGAGGCGTTTCTATCAGAAAATAACGGATATATACTCAACTAGCATTGATTATGAACCAAATGTAAAGATTACTCTGACATTTTATGCCACCGTACAGAATAAGCTACACTGGGCAATTCACGGACAGACTGCCGCCGAGGTTATAAAACACAGAGCAGATGCAAAAATGCCAAATATGGGGCTTACGACATGGAAAAACGCTCCCCACGGACAGATTCGTAAAACCGACATTACAATAGCTAAGAACTATCTGACTGAGGATGAATTGCGTGAGCTAAACCGGATAGTCAACATGTATCTGGACTATGCCGAGCTTCAGGCTAAGAATCGCAAACCCATGCACATGTCCGATTGGGTAAAAAAACTCGATGCCTTTCTTGAATTCAACGAACAAAACATTTTGACCCACGCAGGCAAGGTATCACATGAATTGGCGCAAGAGCACTCAGAGCAAGAGTTTGAGAAATTTGAGGCTGAGAGACGGCTAGTTGAGGCTCAGGAGCAGACCAGCGATTTCGATAGGGTCATAGAGGACATCAAACAATTGAAAAATTCCCCTGATAAAAATTCGGCGGAACGCCGGTTAAAAAAGTCTTTACCTACAAGAAAACCTACAAAACATTAA
- the ybgF gene encoding tol-pal system protein YbgF, with protein MRLKLLKLCSVASLAVLCACAQGDDHNTMKNEIIELRKAQLGQKQEITEIQKRLSMTDTSKTGAKTDVLSAIRENQETLNSKVVHLTRELQQLSGRFDERKYYDDRMFAETKTDRDVLKAQLEALENEIKVFQGKPVDTTPRQTPVAQQPLPQAQLKPQKQEPPPPPQQQQQAPIAAKPEETGDTKTLYEDAYKDLLSGKPKEAREKFNKVIKEFPASPFVPNCHFWIADSYFKEGNYEDAILGFDVVIKKYSSSTKVPAAKLKQAMAFNELKDAKTAKTILHQLIEEHPQSKEAEQAKQLLEKIGGTDAGKKKTEVKKSPAKTGQKTDKKKVAANKQKTKKKTAAVKKKAEEE; from the coding sequence TTGCGTTTAAAACTTTTGAAACTATGCTCTGTTGCCTCTTTGGCTGTTCTTTGTGCATGTGCTCAGGGTGATGACCACAACACAATGAAAAATGAGATTATCGAACTGAGAAAAGCCCAACTGGGGCAAAAGCAGGAGATAACAGAAATTCAAAAACGTTTGTCAATGACAGACACATCAAAAACAGGAGCAAAGACCGACGTTCTTTCTGCAATAAGAGAAAATCAGGAGACACTGAATTCAAAAGTGGTACATCTGACCAGAGAGCTTCAGCAGTTGTCAGGGCGTTTCGATGAAAGAAAATACTATGATGACAGGATGTTTGCTGAGACAAAAACGGATAGAGATGTTCTTAAGGCGCAACTGGAAGCTCTTGAAAATGAGATAAAGGTGTTTCAGGGAAAGCCTGTTGATACAACCCCGCGGCAGACTCCTGTAGCTCAGCAACCGCTGCCGCAAGCTCAGTTAAAGCCCCAGAAGCAGGAACCACCGCCTCCTCCTCAACAGCAGCAACAGGCACCAATTGCCGCTAAACCGGAGGAAACGGGCGATACCAAGACTCTCTATGAAGATGCTTATAAAGACCTCCTCTCCGGTAAACCAAAAGAGGCAAGAGAGAAATTTAACAAAGTCATAAAGGAGTTTCCGGCAAGCCCGTTTGTCCCAAATTGCCACTTTTGGATAGCTGATTCCTATTTCAAAGAGGGAAACTATGAGGATGCTATATTGGGGTTTGATGTGGTGATAAAAAAATACTCCAGCAGCACTAAGGTTCCCGCAGCAAAGTTGAAACAAGCAATGGCGTTTAACGAACTTAAGGACGCAAAAACGGCTAAGACTATTCTTCATCAGTTAATTGAGGAACATCCTCAGTCAAAGGAGGCTGAGCAGGCCAAACAATTACTTGAAAAAATAGGCGGCACAGATGCCGGTAAAAAAAAAACTGAGGTAAAAAAATCGCCGGCAAAAACCGGACAAAAAACTGATAAGAAAAAAGTGGCCGCCAATAAGCAAAAGACAAAGAAAAAGACAGCCGCTGTGAAGAAAAAAGCAGAAGAGGAGTGA
- a CDS encoding MotA/TolQ/ExbB proton channel family protein has product MEQTVINLILQAGYVVKFVMLTLLVFSVVSWGIIIYKWRFFSKAKRESNDFVRYFRAGKEPGGLNKLARSCTVSPLANIYTSVYEDRDVSGTDGIRRALNRYGALETANLERYLNFLATTGSTTPFIGLFGTVWGIMNAFKGIGAAGSASLAVVAPGIAEALITTAAGLATAIPAVIGYNYYLSMAKRMIVEMEDFSEDLQAFFEGLIIESRKK; this is encoded by the coding sequence ATGGAACAGACAGTAATAAATTTAATTCTGCAAGCAGGTTACGTTGTCAAGTTTGTAATGTTGACACTGTTAGTGTTTTCAGTGGTGTCGTGGGGCATAATAATTTATAAGTGGCGTTTCTTTTCAAAGGCCAAGCGGGAATCCAACGATTTTGTAAGATACTTCAGAGCGGGTAAGGAGCCTGGCGGGCTAAATAAATTGGCCAGGTCATGCACAGTAAGCCCTCTTGCAAATATCTATACCTCAGTCTATGAAGACCGGGATGTGTCAGGGACAGATGGCATAAGAAGAGCGTTAAACAGATACGGTGCACTTGAAACCGCTAATCTTGAGAGATATTTGAACTTTCTTGCTACAACAGGTTCAACAACACCATTTATAGGGCTGTTCGGTACAGTTTGGGGTATTATGAACGCCTTTAAAGGAATAGGGGCAGCCGGTTCGGCATCCCTTGCCGTGGTAGCCCCCGGTATAGCAGAGGCTCTTATTACTACTGCCGCAGGTCTTGCTACAGCCATACCTGCTGTTATCGGTTATAACTACTATCTCAGCATGGCAAAGAGAATGATTGTTGAGATGGAGGATTTTTCAGAAGACCTGCAAGCTTTTTTTGAGGGACTGATTATTGAAAGTAGAAAAAAATAG
- the tolB gene encoding Tol-Pal system beta propeller repeat protein TolB produces MRKMFVGFVFLTTVLFYASADARLYVDITSPGMRKMPVAVQDFPGLVEGKEVSDTVESDLGFTGVFTMLEKPRQVEGPGAPFSPNNWRPLGVDAVVKGTLEMSPNGEISATVTVYDVSEANAMMKKKYVTRKDLIRPLAHRIADDIYEAITGQKGIFSSKIAFVAQGSEGGSIYLMDYDGQRMKRIVSRGSITMKPHWAPGGKKLAYSSLRNGKWAIFMLDFDSAAESVFFSSSGTNLAGDFTPDGKYLLLSSSSKGSPDIYMLHLTTKVLSRITYSDGIEVSPSPSPDGSRIAFVSDKSTTPQIYTMSFDGSDVRRISYEGNYSTSPEWSPAGDKIVFASMRGGQFQVFTVNPDGTSLAQLTQEGTNDEPSFSPDGRYITFTSTRDGSKGVYIMNSDGQQQRRITPRNIRAFGPSWSH; encoded by the coding sequence ATGAGAAAAATGTTTGTAGGGTTCGTTTTCTTAACCACCGTGTTGTTTTATGCAAGTGCCGATGCACGGCTGTATGTGGACATAACATCGCCTGGGATGAGGAAGATGCCCGTTGCCGTACAGGACTTTCCAGGCCTTGTGGAGGGTAAAGAGGTCTCAGACACTGTAGAGTCCGATTTGGGTTTTACCGGTGTATTTACAATGTTAGAAAAGCCCAGACAAGTAGAGGGTCCGGGTGCGCCATTCAGTCCTAACAACTGGAGACCGCTCGGTGTCGATGCAGTTGTAAAAGGTACCCTTGAGATGAGCCCAAACGGGGAGATTAGTGCCACTGTAACCGTATATGATGTTTCAGAGGCGAATGCAATGATGAAAAAGAAATATGTAACAAGAAAGGATTTAATAAGACCCCTTGCCCACCGCATAGCCGATGACATATATGAGGCAATAACCGGCCAGAAGGGAATTTTCAGCTCAAAAATCGCCTTTGTAGCCCAGGGCAGTGAGGGCGGCTCAATTTACCTTATGGACTATGACGGACAGAGGATGAAAAGGATAGTAAGCCGCGGCAGTATTACGATGAAACCACACTGGGCTCCGGGTGGTAAGAAGTTAGCCTACTCATCACTGAGAAATGGCAAATGGGCGATATTCATGCTGGATTTTGACAGTGCGGCGGAATCCGTTTTCTTTTCCTCATCGGGAACCAACCTTGCCGGAGATTTTACTCCGGATGGCAAGTACCTTCTGTTGTCATCATCAAGCAAAGGTTCTCCGGACATTTACATGCTGCATCTTACAACGAAAGTTTTAAGCCGGATTACTTACTCAGACGGCATAGAGGTCTCTCCATCCCCCTCTCCTGACGGCAGCCGGATAGCATTTGTATCTGACAAGAGCACGACCCCACAAATATACACTATGTCTTTTGATGGCTCTGATGTAAGGAGAATATCCTATGAAGGTAACTATAGCACATCTCCTGAGTGGTCACCCGCAGGAGATAAGATAGTGTTTGCCTCAATGCGAGGGGGACAGTTCCAGGTATTTACGGTAAATCCTGACGGCACCTCACTGGCTCAGTTAACCCAGGAGGGGACAAATGACGAACCATCTTTTTCGCCTGACGGCAGATACATAACCTTCACATCCACGCGTGACGGCTCAAAGGGCGTATATATAATGAACTCAGACGGACAACAGCAGCGGAGGATAACTCCAAGAAACATAAGGGCCTTTGGCCCTTCATGGTCACATTAA
- a CDS encoding aldo/keto reductase, whose amino-acid sequence MERRDFLKSGAALTALAAASVFDAKGVQAADDTQATVKRYQEIGKTGLKMSDISFGGGHIPAASMVLRAIDRGINYFDTAPDYGRSEEFIGEAMKNIKRDKIIIASKFCNQLPYPAHLPAGSSKEMYVKSVEDSLKRMKTDYLDFCFVHAIGEMNKEKDAEMKRLFDENMFSAVDSLKKSGKIKFLAVSSHGPSNMESLLMEAVKSGKFDMIMTSFNFMKFPQLPDVIKEAKKHSVGVIAMKTLAGAKDMNLEFKGADFAQSALKWTLKHPEVNGLIVTIKSISDLDNYLPASGKDFTARDEHILQKYAALYGSSYCRTGCDSCQSACQYGVEIASALRYTMYFHDYGMEKRAMTSYASLKNKADICSTCTTKSCTSACPYGLPVGEMLLEAHRSLTFEGSATPDGSDPVIV is encoded by the coding sequence ATGGAAAGACGCGATTTTTTAAAAAGCGGAGCTGCTTTGACTGCCCTTGCCGCCGCTTCTGTTTTTGATGCTAAAGGTGTTCAGGCAGCAGACGATACTCAAGCCACAGTGAAACGCTACCAGGAAATCGGGAAAACCGGTCTTAAAATGAGTGACATATCGTTTGGAGGTGGGCATATTCCAGCTGCCTCTATGGTACTTCGCGCAATTGATCGCGGGATAAACTACTTTGACACCGCTCCCGATTACGGACGCTCTGAGGAATTTATTGGCGAGGCAATGAAAAATATAAAGCGCGATAAGATTATCATAGCCTCTAAATTTTGTAACCAACTCCCTTATCCTGCACATCTTCCGGCAGGCTCTTCAAAAGAGATGTACGTTAAGTCGGTAGAGGATAGCCTCAAGCGGATGAAAACCGACTACCTTGACTTTTGCTTTGTACATGCCATAGGGGAGATGAACAAAGAGAAAGATGCCGAAATGAAACGCCTCTTTGATGAAAATATGTTCTCAGCTGTGGACTCTCTTAAAAAAAGTGGTAAGATAAAGTTTCTTGCTGTATCCTCTCACGGCCCATCAAACATGGAATCACTTCTGATGGAGGCTGTTAAAAGTGGAAAATTCGATATGATTATGACATCTTTTAATTTTATGAAATTCCCGCAGCTCCCGGATGTAATAAAAGAAGCTAAAAAACATAGCGTAGGCGTCATAGCCATGAAAACCCTTGCCGGAGCAAAAGATATGAACCTTGAGTTTAAGGGCGCTGACTTTGCACAGTCTGCGCTTAAATGGACACTGAAACACCCGGAGGTTAACGGTCTCATTGTTACAATTAAAAGCATAAGTGATCTCGATAACTACCTCCCTGCCTCAGGAAAGGATTTTACGGCACGCGATGAACACATATTACAGAAATATGCCGCTCTCTACGGCTCAAGCTACTGCCGCACTGGCTGTGACTCCTGTCAGTCGGCATGCCAGTACGGAGTGGAAATTGCCTCGGCTTTAAGATACACAATGTACTTTCACGATTACGGGATGGAAAAACGCGCTATGACCTCTTATGCCTCACTTAAAAACAAAGCCGATATATGCAGCACTTGTACGACTAAATCGTGCACCAGCGCCTGTCCGTATGGGCTCCCGGTAGGTGAGATGCTTTTAGAGGCACACAGATCTTTAACTTTTGAGGGGTCAGCGACCCCAGACGGCTCAGACCCTGTCATAGTATGA
- a CDS encoding biopolymer transporter ExbD, whose protein sequence is MLVLLVIFMVTAPMMKQGMDIELPKTKGTSLPNQERFTVSIKKDGVLYLNTEKMTEESLIDKLRNVSTVNPDVYLEADKTVPYGRVAEIMAEIKAAGIEKLGLVTEPKVNEK, encoded by the coding sequence ATGCTGGTCTTGCTGGTGATTTTTATGGTTACGGCTCCTATGATGAAACAGGGCATGGATATTGAGTTACCAAAAACCAAAGGCACATCACTTCCAAATCAGGAGAGATTCACTGTCAGTATAAAAAAAGACGGTGTGCTTTACCTCAACACGGAAAAGATGACTGAGGAATCTCTGATTGATAAGCTTAGAAATGTCAGCACAGTAAACCCTGATGTGTATCTTGAAGCAGATAAAACCGTCCCCTATGGCCGGGTAGCCGAAATAATGGCTGAAATAAAAGCGGCAGGCATAGAAAAGCTTGGCCTTGTTACTGAACCAAAAGTAAATGAAAAATAA
- a CDS encoding cell envelope integrity protein TolA yields MKQPSIQLAAVASLIIHAAAFMLLVYIANRHPAFNMPKAYTVNLVSVPKMSPANLPSKGEPPKAPKAEKKEQEAKELKEQAEVKEAEAKPPKAEPEKPAKTELKEPVAKKKVKPEKPKEEPKKPEKPKVEVKKPEKHVEKDKGIEPPKERVKDERPEKPKESQKPKVKPEEKPSKQETSKEDTSSVEDRIAALKAKKKLQQHAMQRAVVDVGVSKAKPGQLASGTGEGAMPSTGNVITDEYASAVSAHIKKRWVYPEAGKKGLLAVVTFTIRRNGQIENVQLEKKSGNTFYDRSALAAVTKSVPLPQPPYDNFELGVNFKDDF; encoded by the coding sequence ATGAAGCAACCGAGTATTCAGTTAGCTGCTGTTGCATCTCTGATTATTCACGCTGCGGCCTTTATGCTGCTGGTTTATATAGCTAACAGACATCCGGCTTTTAACATGCCGAAGGCTTATACCGTAAACCTTGTCTCTGTGCCTAAAATGTCACCTGCTAATCTGCCTTCAAAGGGGGAGCCGCCAAAAGCCCCCAAAGCTGAAAAAAAAGAACAAGAGGCCAAAGAGCTGAAAGAACAGGCTGAGGTCAAGGAGGCTGAGGCAAAACCACCTAAGGCTGAACCTGAAAAACCCGCCAAAACCGAGCTAAAAGAACCTGTGGCCAAAAAAAAGGTAAAACCGGAAAAGCCCAAAGAAGAGCCTAAGAAACCAGAAAAACCTAAAGTAGAGGTTAAAAAACCGGAAAAACACGTTGAAAAAGACAAGGGCATAGAACCGCCCAAAGAAAGAGTTAAGGATGAAAGGCCGGAAAAACCAAAGGAATCGCAAAAACCAAAAGTAAAACCGGAGGAGAAACCCTCAAAGCAAGAAACCTCTAAAGAGGATACCTCTTCTGTTGAGGACAGGATAGCGGCACTGAAAGCTAAAAAGAAACTACAACAGCACGCTATGCAAAGGGCGGTTGTAGATGTGGGTGTATCAAAAGCAAAGCCGGGCCAACTTGCCTCAGGCACCGGTGAAGGGGCAATGCCCTCAACCGGTAACGTCATAACGGATGAGTATGCGTCGGCTGTCAGTGCCCACATTAAAAAGAGATGGGTCTATCCTGAGGCAGGTAAAAAAGGGCTGCTTGCTGTGGTTACCTTTACAATAAGGAGGAATGGCCAAATCGAAAACGTACAGCTTGAAAAGAAATCAGGAAATACTTTTTATGATCGCTCTGCCCTTGCCGCTGTGACAAAATCGGTTCCTTTGCCGCAGCCGCCTTATGATAATTTTGAATTAGGTGTTAACTTTAAGGATGACTTTTAA
- a CDS encoding TdeIII family type II restriction endonuclease, whose protein sequence is MTLSQKQIINVENVLRNALRRKLQNHNPEPAYMPFHTRLLGKDTLALYSFIHSLNTSFGTSIFEPVALALSSSNFVSAESQQSVGKQISTEAHRVIQNIIDALATANIAPSKQEEVNAIRAVCTHGEMKTVKLTKADIKLVSHDGTIYFIDLKTAKLNAGEFKGFKRTLLEWVAATLAVYPTANVQTLVAIPYNPYEPQPYSRWMMRGMLDINSELKVADEFWDFLGGSGTYQVLLDIFERTGIELRDEINDYFAKYS, encoded by the coding sequence TTGACGTTATCTCAGAAACAAATCATAAACGTTGAAAACGTGCTGCGTAATGCCTTAAGACGGAAATTGCAAAATCATAATCCAGAACCAGCCTATATGCCATTTCATACAAGGTTACTTGGTAAAGACACACTCGCCTTATATTCTTTTATACATTCTTTAAACACAAGTTTTGGCACAAGTATCTTTGAACCGGTTGCATTAGCGCTATCATCCTCAAATTTTGTATCTGCAGAATCACAACAGTCTGTGGGAAAACAAATTTCAACTGAAGCGCACAGGGTTATTCAAAACATTATTGACGCATTAGCAACCGCTAACATAGCACCAAGTAAACAAGAGGAAGTCAATGCAATCAGAGCGGTTTGCACGCATGGAGAGATGAAAACCGTAAAGCTGACAAAAGCCGACATTAAACTCGTTTCGCACGATGGCACAATTTATTTCATTGATCTTAAAACAGCAAAACTAAACGCCGGTGAATTTAAGGGGTTCAAACGAACCCTATTAGAATGGGTAGCTGCAACACTTGCAGTGTACCCAACCGCAAATGTCCAGACACTCGTTGCGATACCGTATAATCCTTATGAACCTCAACCCTATAGCCGCTGGATGATGCGCGGGATGTTAGACATTAATAGCGAATTGAAGGTAGCCGATGAGTTTTGGGATTTTCTTGGTGGTAGTGGTACATATCAGGTTTTACTCGATATCTTTGAAAGAACAGGGATTGAATTGCGGGATGAAATTAACGATTATTTTGCGAAATATAGTTAG
- a CDS encoding bi-domain-containing oxidoreductase — protein sequence MKSLTQNLKNGVISFTETPVPQVGRESVVVKSALSLISTGTERMLLEFGRGSLIEKVKSQPEKVNQVINKIKTDGLMPTLDAVRAKLDDGIVPGYSLVGEVFSVGRNVDGFYRGDRVVCNGGHAEFVCVSKNLAARIPDNVSDESAVFTVVGAIALQGIRLLNPALGESICVIGLGLVGQLTVQLLIACGCRVFGIDINADKVKLAESFGAVGFTLSGNESPVEAALAFSRGMGMDGVIVAASTKSTEPVDYAAEMSKKRGKIVLTGVTGLELKRRPFYDKELTFQVSCSYGPGRYDRGYEELGKDYPFGYVRWTLKRNFEAVLDMMTAGKIDVKPLISHSFPFTDAVKAYDLLMAENPLGIVLQYEKDTPKPDFSIELDSKPVSGRSEKPVIGYIGVGNFAKQVLLPNLRNSGEALKTIASASGGNVSALGRKFGFAVATSEYSRVFEDSGINTVFISTRHGSHAELVVRALRSGKNVFVEKPLALNEAELRDIIDAHKNSNGILLVGFNRRFSVFSKKLKESLSSKSDPLCINIMVNAGVIEGSHWVHDAESGGGRIIGEACHFIDLIRYFTGSGITEVYSISTHGHSVTDTDKMCITIKCSDGSIGTINYFSNGSKAYPKERIEVFSEGRVYVIDNFKSLTCFGKGKSHKQFAQDKGHVREITEFLRAVETGNKSPIPFDELIEITLSSFAAVESSKTGKPVTVELKAKNT from the coding sequence ATGAAATCACTAACACAAAACTTAAAAAACGGAGTGATCTCCTTTACAGAGACACCGGTGCCGCAAGTAGGCAGGGAGTCTGTTGTTGTAAAGAGCGCACTTAGTCTGATATCAACTGGCACGGAGCGTATGCTTTTAGAGTTTGGCAGAGGCTCACTGATAGAAAAGGTAAAGAGTCAGCCTGAGAAAGTAAATCAGGTTATTAATAAGATTAAAACAGACGGCCTTATGCCTACACTTGATGCTGTAAGGGCAAAACTCGATGACGGCATTGTGCCCGGGTACTCTCTTGTTGGAGAGGTATTTAGCGTAGGCCGTAATGTAGATGGGTTTTATCGCGGTGACAGAGTGGTTTGTAACGGAGGGCACGCTGAGTTTGTCTGTGTGTCAAAAAACCTTGCTGCCAGAATTCCCGATAACGTTTCTGATGAATCAGCTGTGTTTACAGTTGTGGGCGCAATTGCGCTTCAGGGGATACGTCTGTTAAATCCTGCGCTTGGCGAGAGCATTTGTGTAATTGGTCTTGGATTAGTTGGGCAACTGACAGTACAACTTCTTATCGCCTGTGGGTGCCGGGTTTTTGGGATTGATATAAATGCGGATAAGGTGAAACTCGCGGAGAGTTTCGGAGCGGTTGGATTTACGCTTTCTGGGAATGAATCACCGGTTGAGGCCGCACTGGCATTTAGCCGCGGGATGGGGATGGATGGAGTTATAGTGGCAGCTTCAACCAAAAGCACTGAGCCTGTTGACTATGCAGCGGAGATGAGTAAAAAGCGTGGAAAAATCGTTCTTACCGGAGTAACCGGACTTGAGCTTAAAAGAAGACCGTTTTACGATAAAGAGCTGACCTTTCAGGTGTCGTGCTCATACGGCCCGGGAAGATATGACAGAGGGTATGAGGAGCTTGGTAAAGATTATCCCTTTGGATACGTAAGGTGGACACTTAAGAGAAATTTTGAAGCAGTTTTAGATATGATGACTGCCGGTAAAATTGATGTTAAACCACTGATTAGCCACTCTTTTCCTTTTACTGATGCCGTAAAAGCCTATGACCTTCTTATGGCTGAAAATCCCCTTGGCATAGTGCTGCAGTATGAAAAGGACACGCCAAAGCCTGATTTTAGTATAGAGCTTGATAGCAAACCGGTAAGCGGCAGGTCTGAAAAACCCGTAATTGGATACATTGGGGTTGGGAATTTTGCAAAACAGGTGCTTTTACCAAATTTAAGGAACTCCGGGGAAGCTCTTAAAACAATAGCAAGTGCAAGTGGCGGCAACGTGTCAGCTTTGGGACGGAAATTTGGCTTTGCAGTTGCCACATCAGAGTATTCACGGGTATTTGAAGATAGCGGTATCAACACGGTGTTTATTTCTACACGGCACGGGAGCCACGCTGAGCTTGTGGTAAGAGCACTGCGGAGTGGCAAAAATGTTTTTGTTGAAAAACCACTTGCATTAAATGAAGCTGAACTAAGAGATATAATTGATGCCCACAAGAATTCAAACGGAATTTTACTTGTAGGATTTAACAGAAGATTTTCAGTATTCAGCAAAAAACTCAAAGAGTCATTAAGCTCAAAATCCGACCCTCTGTGTATCAATATAATGGTAAATGCGGGCGTAATAGAGGGCAGCCACTGGGTACATGACGCTGAGAGCGGAGGCGGCAGGATAATTGGGGAGGCGTGTCATTTTATAGATTTAATCAGATATTTTACTGGATCTGGAATTACAGAGGTTTACTCTATAAGCACACACGGGCACAGCGTCACCGACACTGATAAAATGTGTATAACTATAAAATGCTCGGACGGTTCAATCGGTACGATTAATTATTTTTCAAACGGCAGCAAAGCCTATCCCAAAGAACGCATAGAGGTGTTTTCAGAGGGACGGGTGTATGTGATAGATAATTTCAAATCTCTAACTTGCTTTGGCAAAGGCAAGAGCCACAAGCAATTTGCTCAGGACAAAGGACACGTCAGGGAGATTACTGAGTTTTTGAGGGCAGTAGAGACAGGCAACAAATCCCCTATTCCTTTTGATGAACTGATTGAAATCACACTGTCCTCATTTGCCGCCGTTGAGTCTTCAAAGACCGGAAAACCGGTAACCGTGGAATTAAAAGCGAAGAATACATGA